acagcactatgtgtggagaaaaagaggcacagcacaccagcaTCAAAACCTCATCACAGCTGTAAAGTATGGTGGTgaaggcatcatggtttggggctgctttactGCTTCAGGGCCTGGGCGGATTGCTATcatcaaaggaaaaatgaatttcaaagtttatcaagacattgtgCAGGAGAACGTAAAGCCAttggtccaccagctgaagctcggcagcagaagatgggtgctgcaacaagacaatgacccaaagcatagaagtaaatcaacaacagaatggcttaaacagaagaacatACACCTTCTGGCATggtccagtcagagtcctgacctcaacctgatTGAGATGCTGTGACGTGATCTCAACAAagcaatttacaccagacatcccaagaacaaTTACTgtatgtaaagaggaatggtcaataaatactcctgaccgttgtgcacatctgatctgcaactacaggaaatgtttggttgaagttattcctGCCAAAGGAGCTTCAGCCAAGGGTTCACATGCTTTTTTTTACCTGCACTGTGAAGGGCCTGTTCAATAaatacatggaaacatttaattactgtatttgtgtggtattagtttaagtagactgtgtctattgttgtgaaaaccagattttatgaccaatttgtgcagagatccacataattccaaagggttcactttTTATACATatagacatatacagatagaagccccccaatcccccccccccccccccccccgcctttacCAGCAGGATCCAGTTCTTCACAGTTGCACTTTTTCCCATCAGTTCAAGGCTCTTTCTTGTCTGGATTCATCATGCATCGAATAAGTAATTTCCAGTTAGCAACCCAAATGCAACCTGTGTGATCTTCTCTTTTCATTTAATGTAATCATATTTTCCCTAATTCCCTCATACAGGGTTTCTTATGTTTTTATGTAATCCCATGGAACCCTCTTTCTAATTCTGTGCATCACCTTCAAACTTTTTAACACAATCTTCTTTTTAGGCAAGTATACagtctgacttaaagagaaactttactgaATTAAATTACTTATTTGTACAATGTTTTGTTTGCTCGATTTTTTGCCCCTTACTTGTGTTTGAAATCCTTAATGTACAGCATAGTACACAATCTATTAAACTGGGATGAGAATGGGGCAGAAAATCAGTATATAAATTCCTGTCTATTATTGATGTTGTTCCATATTAATGACTGGTAATATTTTTTGCTCCTTATCAATTTTTTTGATTATGGACACATTAAATGGAACAAGAATTACTACAATCCGCCTCATAGGATTTCAGACTCCTCGAGGCATAACATATCTgatcttctttctttttcttgtaATCTACTGTGTGACAGTTTGTGGAAACATTTCTATTATCATCCTTGTGTCCTACGGCAAATCCCTCCATTCTCCCATGTACTTCTTCCTCTCTCAGCTGTCTTTATCTGACATCGTACTAGTAAGTGACATCCTTCCGAACATGCTCAGCATTGTCTTGATGAAAGAGATTGCAATGCCCCTTTCCGAATGTATCGCACAGTTATTCTTTTTTGCCTTCAGTGAATCTACAGAGTGTTTTCTTCTGACCGTGATGTCTTACGACAGATATTTGGCCATCTGTAGACCATTGCATTATACCATGATAATGAGTCATCGGTGTTGCAGGATTATGGCCATCTCATCATGGATTTTGGGTATTTGTGTAGTACTGATTTACACTTTGACCCTTTCAAAATTGCAGTTTTGTGGTCCTAATATTGTGGATCACTTTTTCTGTGATCTTAATCCAGTCCTAGAACTCTCCTGCAGCGATACTACGATTGTAGAAATGGAGACAACATCACTGGGTACCATTTTCCTTATTGTCCCATTTTTTATCATCCTTGCATCGTATATCTGTATTTTAGTCACTGTTTTGGAAATCCCAACTCTTACGGGGAGACAGAAAGTTTTCTCAACATGCAGCTCCCACCTGTCCATTGTTTGCTTATTTTATGGCACattattcagtatttattttGTGCCTAGAGGAGCGCAGTCAAAAAGCATTGCCAAATTATTGTCGTTACTGTACACTGTAGTCACTCCACTGATGAACCCACTCATATACAGCCTGCGGAATAAAGACTTAAAAAATGTAGCATGGAAACTTGTCTGCACATTAAAAAATTGTTCTTAACagtaacctgaggtgaaaataaactgatgagataaacatttatATGTATCCTTCTActaataaaaatgattttttttaaccaccctggtgttctatttaTTGCGCCAGGGTGGTtgtgcagcactattttttgaatttttattttaaaatcatgtagctagcctagcgcgtgtttaaaaaaaaattacaaaaatcgtcccaccagggcctgagcgtcgCCCTCCGGCGGCTttgtaccaccaaggaggttaaatatccCTGGGTTTTCTTCTATATTTAAACATGCACAAACTAGGTTGCTTTGCTGTCTATAATCAGTGGCAgactaagtgtcccagagttagaaaaaggtcaataattcatgtattttatctccctctgctctcagaagttgtattctgccagggaaAACTTTTAAAGCTGTAATTTGAATATTATTACTGTACATACTCGCATATaagaataatttttcagcacaaaaaaatgtgctgaaaagttaccccctcagcttatatgcaggttttgttactggcagaggagcataaggatagtgcactagtgatcctgctcttgccagttggctccctgctgtgtccatgccctcCATTCTCTGCaatatggtgtgcagagtgcgcagttcaagactacctgtgtcccctggcttgtgaattgaagtgtgcaagcaacgtgtcagcagtgcaatgatcggggatacttcctgtgtggcaatcgctgtctctcatatctatgatgccatctagtgacatcttaagacacagctgtatcatccttggggctcatctggctatggggaggggggctgacttgcactgggggcacatttgactaCTGTGGGGGGGAGggctatttatctcatcatgtcacattgcctcgggtacactttaaagcaaatctgtgagaTTGgggaaaggaaaaacagatacttaccttggaatgagggaatcctctggatccaaAAGAGGCTTCTCTGTCTCCTCCAATAAGCCATTCGTGAGCAGGGACTCCTGAAACGCAGCCACATTGCGTCtgtacagtagcatggacccactgAGGAAAATGAACTGCATTTTTTCTAATAAATTATTTGATTAGATTTTTTTCTTTATCCCCCTTAAACTGTTTTCAATCACTTTGTGTTTGGGGCACCTCCCTTCCAGTTTGTTACTTCATCGATctgtattattactattatttatttttaaagcgacATCATATTTCGTGGAACGGTACAACGTAAGAAATAAACATgaggtataaaataatacagacaaacaaAGGTTAGAGAGTAATGGATATATTGTGGGAGATGATtttagaggaggggtgaagcaaatGCACGCAGTGTTgaccggatacctcattatcgagtttggtcgaattcggatagtaaactatccgaattcactcgaagttcgatattcgagttaatcgaatatccgattcgaactcggatatcctacgtcactatccgagtctgtattcaagtaaaatattcgagctggccttaaatagcttttaaaacttgtattggaggtcaatgatgcatgaaaccaccttttttatgaagaaaaacatcaagtgattatgtggtgatgtagtagttataaaaaaggtatcaaaaatagtaaattaacttcctgAAAAGTGTttgatgagaaggtgtgtccaaaatggttgttggaagtcttcatttacgtcgtcttcatcttcttattctatatcttcttcttcttcttctatatcttcttctttttcttcttcttctatatcttcttctactcgaatcttcttcatcttctacttcttgtatcttcttcaattatctttttcttcttctatatcttcttcgtcctcttcttctatatcttcttcttcttctatatcttcttctatatcttcttcttcttcttttataccttcttcttctccttcttcttcttctccttcttctccttcttctccttcttctccttcttctccttcttctccttctccttcttcttcttcttcttcttctatatcttcttcttcttcttcttctatatcttcttcttcttcttcttcttctatatcttcttcttctttgttttctatatcttcttcttcttcttcttcttctatatcttcttcttctttgttttctatatcttcttcttcttcttcgtcttcttcttctatatcttcttcttcttctatatcgttttcatcttcttcttctatatcttcttcttctatatcttcttcttcttcctctttttctctatcattatattatgtgtcttggttttcctttcttttgtaatattttttttacttcatttgtggaaatattttattttaataacaccatagttatgtttgtgttgatggcataataggtaggtagtggcacattgcaagccacagcgcctttttctgtgtaccctggcggtggtaaaacacagacatcagcaggaggaggaagtagttgcaagttgtagtgtggtaatagctggtaggagagtgggtgggcaggtggcaggctggcagcagaaaatagttcttcttctgttctccctggcagtggtagcagcacacagacagtagaagctcaatgcagctacaggaggatgagtagtgtgtgtcaggcagtgtgatgtgactgacataataggccctggttcctagtggtggtaccagggccataaataaacagcatgaggttccagacagcggctgtgaagcccacattgtgtccaatacacaattgggacagcacagttttcaacccggatacctctaaaataattttttttttcaaaataatgcaggcagtgaggcagctatttttgagtgtaatagctggtggcgcatgggcagcagcaccttttaatgtgttccctggcagtggagacacagacagcaggaagaaatacagcagcagcagcaggtgtaatgtgtgtgtggcagactggcatttggcagcaggcaggagggcaggcagtgagacataataggcccagggtcctagtggtggttccagggccgtaaataaacagcatgaggttccagacagcggtcgtgaagcccacattgtgtccaatacacaattgggacagcacagttttcaacccagacacctctaaaataatttaatttttttttaaataatgcagggcaggcagctatttttgagcgtaatagctggtggtacatgggcagcagcaccttgtaatgtgttccctggcagttgagacacagacagcaggaagaaatacagcagaagcagcagcaggtgtaatgtgtgtgcgccacttcatgtccccctctcgccgacaacaggggccaggaattcgccttccacccaagcctggttcattttgagaaacgtcagtctgtccacagacttgtgagacagacgagatcgcttctcagtgacgactccaccggctgcactgaagcaacgatctgacagtacgctggaaagggggcaggagagcacttccagggcgtactgtgcaagctcgctccagatcggcaggtgcttgacccaatactccatgggatcaacaggggcaacgctgtcaagcctgctgaaggaccccatgtagtcagccaccatgcgggtcaagcgctgcctgtgactggagaaggatgctgctgcaggcacctcctctctagtccttggcagctctacactcatgtagagctcgttggtcagagacagcaggtctgtggtgcgcgtgctcttgctgctggtggatgcaggcacctgctgctgcctctgtgctggctggacagtgtgggtggatggctcagggaaggcttcctgcaagcaCTCAACaaaggacagctgcaaatccctcatttgttgcgcacagtctcctcctgcaggcaggaactggctgagcttccacttcagacgtgggtccagcatcatgcagatccagatgtcctccctctgcttcatctggatcacccttgggtccttgcgcaggcacctcagcatgtgcgctgccattgggaagagtctggccacgtctgctggcacatcattggcagccccagagccgacagtgctgtcctcctcttcctctgcctcctccacctcatcctctctccacccccgcaccagtccagctgcgctctgttgctccccctcatcagcagcaaggtcagggacctccaccaactccaagccctcctcctcagaggtggcctgtgaagctgcctgcagctcctgctggtccaaggctgccgctccctcttccagcagtgcatacagggccctgtcgagcacacacaccaaggggacccactcgcacaccattgcatggtccctgcttaccatgttggtggcctgcaggaagggtgccaggactgagcacacatgctgcatgtgcccccagtcctccgtggagatgatggatgggaggttggtggcggcacgcccagttgcagtgatggagacaactgttgctcgtgcaaggtactggctgacagcctgcctctgttcaaccagatgctccaacatcgccagggtggagttccagcgagttggaacatcgatcatgagccagtgctgtggcaggtgcagctccttctgcacctcttccaggctcgctatggctgcaggcgagtgccagaAATgatgcacaaccttccttgccgcctcaaggagtcggtccatcccctggtaggtccgcaggaacttttggactaccaggttcaggacgtgcgccaggcaggggatgtgggtcaggtctcccctactGATTGAAGCAACCAGGTTtgtcccattgtcggacaccaactctccgactctgaggcctctgggggtcagccaattcctctcctgctctcggagtttggccaggacattgttcgccgtcagtttggtcttccccgggCTGACCaaatccagcagcgcttggcagtggcggggcttcacgctgctgttgaggcggggggtttgggctggtgtgccggaggatggaagtggATCAGAGGAACTTGCTGCAATtctgctgaccctgcatggttgcaccacccactgcgttgttgctgctgctgctctgacagtgcccgatgctgctcccccctcctcacccccttccaccaagctgacccaatgcgtagtgaaggacagatagtggcctgtcccaaaccggtgctccacgagtccatggtgacgtggacccattgacccaccgcgtgatccagccctctcccgacattggccatcacagagcggtgaagtgcagggatggacatgcatgcaaaataatgtcggctggggattggccaatcgggggctgcacacatcaggagtgcatgcatgtcgctcccctTCTGCACAAGGGAAAAAGGCAGGAGtttggagcacatggcccgtgccagcaagccgttcagctgacgcacgcaacggctgctgggaggcagaaccctgaccaccccctggaaagtgtcgctgagcagggtctggcgacaccttttgctggcacgggaatcagtggagggagcagaggaggccactgaggactggctgccagaacaggcctcagtgtcggcggcaggagttgcaaagggaggaggagcagtgcgttgctgacgcactcctgctggtgctgctggaggaggtggaggagggcgggtggctgctgccgacggcttcgcagtggtggcgggtctgccactgccagcttctttcaacttcatgaactcctcatgctcgtggaagtgtttccctgccagatggttgaccagagaggtggtgccaaacgcagagggctccttccctctgctgagctgcttgcggcactggttgcaggtggcatacttgcactccacatatggcagggtgaaaaaactccaaattggggaggtgaagttgccccttcagctggaaggtgctgctgccactggtctccctgtggtggttgggggggggggggggggttcttggtgcggctggtggcactggcagaactctcagCCTCTGGATCAGcaccctgtgtggcctgcataccacgcccacttctgatcctgcctatgcctgcgttgctgatccttctagcaaggcccacagacgcatcctcctcctcctcctcctcagagctgatgacatcctcaGGATCTGCCactcagtctctgtccttcaccctgtcatcatcatcctccccctccgcaaacatgtcctgctgggatgaccccacaaaatccccttctgcatgcatgggctgagggacagtcaccactgtctgactgtccaaagcatcatcccccaaagtgcccatcagcatttcttcctcctccaattctgccgcaacagcactccatagctccgctgtgcttggggataacaagaaggtgctgctgagtgacagggtgctggtgttgcccgctggggctggagaactgcactcctcctcctcccccccaggcagtgctgggcggctgctgctgctcttgggaacaggagtggtggtgggggtggaggactcagttccagagctaatggtggcctgctcatccaccatcagttccaccacagagtctgcgtccttctcctcaataggacggctacgacctggcggtgggaggaacatctgcgccacatgctgctgctgctgcgtctctgcagcattACTcctagctgttgggcggccaaggcgtccacggccagtggctaatggcggaatagccactggtgcagacgcagaactgcgcatggtggtgatggtggcgcggctgccacgcccacaacctcctctcttgccgatgcccttgctgcccctgcccaaaccgcggctgccagtgccagacatcgtatatttttaatattatacaaatgaaaaaaaaaagttatgtataggcagatgggacaagtggggtactttaatggggtgggactggtggtggtggtgggtgtgtgaggtgacgaacaggtgtactctacagcagagatcagtgtagcgctaacgagagacgcgtaccctcgtatgcgacaTCACGTAGAGGATGTGAGGTcatagaaagggcggaagtaccacaagggtactaccgctgaaccgcccgctgcccggcctcaatgcgtcctagtcggactcctcatcctcactcacaccactgccagccagccactgcagcctgCCACCGGTGCTATTAACTTtcagaaaactttttttatggggaagcgggcagaggggggagcgctagcggagggggtggggggaatttcggacaccccccccccccccccccgcgatcggggcatgctccccccttatgtctgcgaccccataggggggccatattcaggcgaacagggccctgttcggcgggcattgagtagttcaggcgaacccgaactaaaaagaccgaacaccatcaggtgttcggccgaactcgcacatcacccgaacagggtgatgttctgcagaacccgaacagtggcgaacactgttcgcccaacactacccactgGTAGCAGAGTGGTCAAACAAACAGGAGTTGGCAACAGATTaggagatacagtacagaatcgttaggcagagaGCGGAGTCAGAGGTACAAGCAAAAGGTCAACACAGAATATCAAAACAGTAATGGTAACAATCCTatgctatgtgtgaatccccagggtcctgccggatcaaacacaccaggatctaactaaggtctgagacaGAATATCAATACAATAATGAAAGTTATTATTACAGCTATCAAAAGGTAtgagtgctaacacgaagtattcgcatgaACAAAGACCCAGGACTGCAGTCCTATAGACGAGCAATATGTCGGGCGGGGAGGCAGACTCAGGAAGTGACTTTTATGGATGAACACACCAATCAGAGAGAAGCATGTAAAAGGACAAGGCAGCCATCTGCATTCACTTAGTCTGCATCTCATAAGTTCATGCATCCCCATGCAAACAGCATAGCACTTGAATTCAGAATAGCAGACCACAccacaatgaaatgcaaatgagatgcaaatggacAATTTGttcattgttacatagttacatagttacatagttattttggttgaaaaaagacatacgtccatcgagttcaaacagTATGTGTCAGAAAATCTCTGCAGACAGCAGCCAGCATagtctggctgcagtagagtctgaagacAAAACAGACCTCACAGAGGAGATTATTactgtgtccatcactaattacaagcccataaattaaaaattaacagtaatataccctcttgacataaatatttaaaaagtcaaTCCCTAAGGTAGCtatctatgtatttttttatgtattttttttttctatacaaaaaaaaggtttgtgTACTATGTGAGGTTGTGGAAGGGACATGTTGGTGACTCGGGCTTAACGGGACAACAGCTTGCCAAATAATTCACTCATATTGGTACATCAGCATCATTGTCAGGTGAGATTTTTGTTCGGTTGGCTCACCATCTCTTTCACCTGCATTGTTAAGTGTGCTCTTttcactgtttttgctttcacagATTTATCCTACCATTGTCCAGATGATCCTCTAGAGCTGCACCATCACAATAGTATTCAATGACAGACTCCTCCCCCCACACATACACTGATCCAGATCACTCCTCCCATATTCACAGGAGTAGATAACcagctttaaaaaaatgtaatgtgtACTGTCTCACGGACAACCTTGGGGCAAAGTGGCAACACTCTTGCCGGGATAACTGTAAAGCCGCAATACTGCTCTAGAAGGATCCCTGGAAAATATACCTACTGTTTGCACTaataaaaatacaatttaaaaatatgATGTGGCTACTTTAAAAAGTGCCTCAGGTAAAATTGACTGGGTGTGTCATGACAGGTTCTGTGTTAATGATGGAGGATTGGGGAGGGGGTTGAATACTTATCTGTTCTGAAATTATTCCTCCAGGTAGGGGACCACTCCACCCACCCCCCATAGAtgcagccttcccctccccccagcttagcacccactgcctaattggtggctgccgaACTGAGGTTGGGCAATGGCACAAAAGTGGAGGATTCCAAAGAGTTTTGTGCTTCTTACCTGAGTCTGAGTCTGGACCATGTGGGGCTCCCCACCCTTACTAATACCAGCCCACATAATCCATAACATTGGGCAGGCTGTGGAAGTTAGGGGTGGCAAACCCTCTCCCTGAGCCCTTGTCTATACCATATACACTGGAGGTGGAGCCCCAGATACCATCCCCAATGGGAAATGAGTGtaaggtaccccttacccatttccacaaaagttAAAAGTGTTAAAGGCGACCCCTAGATGCCCCCCAGACATATATATACCCCATCTGTTCTTGAGCGCTAAAGGTTTGAAAGAGGCCATGTTAATGGAATGGACAactattattagggaaagggggaGGCTTTACAACCTCTATCTTCTAGACACCCACCATACCATGGACCACAGCTTAGGGTGTGTTGCCCTACATGGTCTGGCTATACCAGGTTGCATGGGTGACAAAGtgataaagaggcttgggaggtgggatgcaaacaatatttttttcaatgtaCTTTATAATTGCAAGCAAATAGCAATAGGTATATTTATTAGAGATCCTTATGCAGCAGTATTGTGGCTGCacagtgatccctggccaaatcATTGCAACTTTCCCAGAGGTTCCCTGGTGGTCATTTCATACTGCATACATTACTTACCACCAGGAAACCTCAGCAGGAAATTCACTGGGTTGCCTTCCCCATACAGACatggaggagggtgcaagatctggcatATGAAGGGCTTGATCTTCACCATTAAGCCTATTATTCCTTAGGCACCCTTAAATGATAAGGAGCTTTTTAGAGTAGTTAGATTTGGCCAGCGCATGCGGAACAATATCACATTTGATGTGACCACACACACCCCTCAAGCAGTCACTGCAGAGGGAAGAGGAGGTGCCAAGC
This DNA window, taken from Hyperolius riggenbachi isolate aHypRig1 chromosome 3, aHypRig1.pri, whole genome shotgun sequence, encodes the following:
- the LOC137561940 gene encoding olfactory receptor 11L1-like, encoding MDTLNGTRITTIRLIGFQTPRGITYLIFFLFLVIYCVTVCGNISIIILVSYGKSLHSPMYFFLSQLSLSDIVLVSDILPNMLSIVLMKEIAMPLSECIAQLFFFAFSESTECFLLTVMSYDRYLAICRPLHYTMIMSHRCCRIMAISSWILGICVVLIYTLTLSKLQFCGPNIVDHFFCDLNPVLELSCSDTTIVEMETTSLGTIFLIVPFFIILASYICILVTVLEIPTLTGRQKVFSTCSSHLSIVCLFYGTLFSIYFVPRGAQSKSIAKLLSLLYTVVTPLMNPLIYSLRNKDLKNVAWKLVCTLKNCS